A portion of the Sabethes cyaneus chromosome 3, idSabCyanKW18_F2, whole genome shotgun sequence genome contains these proteins:
- the LOC128740751 gene encoding uncharacterized protein LOC128740751: protein MNVKAVLVVVTALCIIDLSNSGSIENIVPVPEWIVFYHQTKVNIQILEPRGIQIWIKNKAKSLGFGVELVVNPTDKTDVGCDLCRNVSFPTDGKYFIQDDNLFVSIGDTIKYRILEVECHEAKWSPWRTVFVDITLFGETGQHCSHECNDHDDYAAVRFLEKYVEKMLNNCELNEISETLFFPMENANYLVSDSMKFVKSRLYTVEILRPLLDHVRNVFIAPDGVGFSMGSILEKLKVLELGRDRLKLVDFDEYLIAPRASD, encoded by the exons ATGAATGTGAAAGCTGTGCTCGTTGTAGTAACCGCGCTGTGCATCATTGATCTGTCGAACAGTGGGTCGATCGAAAATATTGTGCCCGTTCCCGAGTGGATTGTATTCTACCATCAAACCAAGGTGAACATCCAGATCCTGGAACCTCGTGGGATACAGATTTGGATCAAAAACAAAGCTAAAAGCTTGGGTTTCGGAGTTGAGCTGGTTGTAAATCCAACGGACAAGACCGATGTTGGGTGCGATTTGTGCAGGAACGTCAGTTTTCCTACGGATGGGAAGTATTTCATTCAAGATGACAACTTGTTTGTATCGATAGGTGATACGATTAAGTACAGAATTTTGGAGGTCGAATGCCACGAGGCTAAGTGGTCACCATGGAGAACTGTGTTTGTAGATA TAACGTTATTCGGGGAGACTGGACAACACTGCTCGCACGAATGTAACGATCATGACGATTATGCTGCAGTtcgttttttggaaaaatatgtCGAGAAAATGTTGAATAACTGTGAGCTGAATGAGATATCGGAAACCCTGTTCTTCCCAATGGAAAATGCCAACTATCTAGTCAGCGATTCAATGAAATTTGTGAAAAGTCGTCTATATACAGTAGAAATTTTAAGACCATTACTAGATCATGTGAGAAATGTCTTTATTGCACCGGATGGAGTAGGTTTTAGTATGGGAAGCATTCTTGAGAAGCTCAAAGTGTTAGAACTTGGCCGTGATCGGCTTAAATTGGTAGATTTTGATGAGTATCTAATTGCTCCCAGAGCGAGTGATtaa
- the LOC128743670 gene encoding uncharacterized protein LOC128743670: protein MAQILMLLSVILLYASVAHAGFLDWFRSSANKGHQICKVDFEVIEPQGLKVWTPQKPEMKMFGIELYINPTGKKDQCNLCKNTTEVTHGKFFVNDDNMIVKKGDVLEYIAITDNGKTVQRHKRKKLVVSDYIIKRQGRCACSSPVPSSSVRDPEPSGEIELLERIIANLSNHCAEGVVSNYLFLQVSTPAGPSNLVERVKSYLSTNAALKPYASTVTTAEDYADGIAFQVKSIVDKLKILELTNADGDILDYDGFTTVDKIDVRLGND from the exons ATGGCGCAAATTTTGATGCTGCTATCAGTGATTCTGCTTTATGCGAGTGTGGCTCATGCTGGCTTTCTGGACTGGTTTCGCAGCAGTGCTAACAAAGGTCACCAAATATGTAAAGTTGATTTCGAAGTGATCGAACCTCAAGGCCTGAAAGTTTGGACACCTCAAAAACCGGAAATGAAAATGTTCGGCATCGAACTGTACATCAATCCAACCGGGAAAAAAGATCAATGCAATCTGTGTAAAAACACCACCGAAGTGACGCATGGCAAATTCTTTGTTAACGATGATAACATGATTGTTAAAAAGGGTGACGTTCTAGAATACATAGCAATAACAGATAACGGCAAGACGGTTCAGCGCCATAAACGCAAGAAGTTGGTTGTTAGCG attATATAATTAAGCGACAGGGTCGCTGTGCTTGCTCATCGCCTGTCCCATCATCGAGTGTTCGTGATCCAGAACCAAGCGGTGAAATTGAACTACTTGAACGCATTATCGCCAACTTATCCAACCACTGTGCCGAAGGAGTTGTTTCCAATTACTTGTTCCTGCAAGTATCAACTCCTGCCGGACCATCGAACCTAGTGGAACGTGTAAAATCATACCTTTCGACAAACGCAGCCTTAAAACCGTACGCCAGCACCGTTACTACAGCTGAAGACTATGCGGATGGAATTGCGTTCCAGGTGAAGTCGATTGTGGACAAACTTAAAATTTTGGAACTAACTAACGCCGATGGTGATATTCTGGACTACGATGGATTTACTACTGTCGATAAAATAGACGTTCGACTAGGAAATGATTGA
- the LOC128743639 gene encoding uncharacterized protein LOC128743639 codes for MEGISFDPLSYLPDDSFVIECGDDFGGICEDIVCLANATHLVDQLDPSKLASGSESPPSSSYYSSARCFDKEIPSLFSEMEYLTEVSPETEMAIVPAHILPIAVDPSEFSWSRREKITNDSSEQDQQFYPQPKNSKSSSCDRYSVSTNYRTILHNYIQKGKRKLEESTYLKTKAMSVKSSNNSTSLVETVTCNSYGNPPNTTATRANPPREPSEKTTTGSALSPSFRCKDCNCCFLSVERLKKHPCIIAEQYQCQLCRREFRRRKTLEQHIKSHNKVFSTDEDLRKW; via the exons ATGGAAGG GATAAGCTTCGATCCCTTATCTTACCTTCCGGATGATTCCTTTGTGATAGAGTGTGGTGACGACTTTGGTGGAATCTGTGAGGATATTGTTTGCCTTGCTAATGCAACACATCTGGTGGATCAACTGGATCCTTCAAAATTGGCCTCTGGAAGCGAAAGTCCTCCGAGTAGCAGCTACTACTCTTCGGCAAGATGTTTTGACAAAGAGATACCTTCGTTGTTCTCTGAAATGGAATACCTGACTGAGGTTTCACCGGAAACGGAAATGGCAATCGTTCCTGCGCATATTCTGCCTATTGCTGTGGATCCAAGTGAGTTTTCCTGGTCGCGTAgagaaaaaattacaaatgaCAGTAGCGAACAGGACCAACAATTCTATCCTCAACCGAAAAACTCGAAAAGCTCTTCATGCGATCGATATTCTGTTTCAACGAACTATAGGACAATCCTGCATAATTATATTCAGAAAGGAAAGCGGAAGCTGGAGGAAAGCACCTATCTAAAAACGAAAGCCATGTCTGTGAAGAGCAGCAACAATTCTACCTCCCTTGTTGAAACTGTTACTTGTAATTCATACGGAAACCCGCCAAACACCACTGCCACCAGGGCGAATCCACCGCGCGAACCGAGCGAGAAAACGACCACCGGTTCGGCTCTATCACCAAGCTTCCGCTGTAAAGATTGTAACTGTTGCTTCCTGTCTGTCGAACGGCTTAAGAAACACCCCTGCATCATCGCCGAGCAGTACCAGTGCCAGCTGTGCCGGCGCGAGTTCCGCCGACGGAAAACTCTTGAGCAACATATCAAGTCACACAATAAGGTTTTCTCCACCGACGAAGACCTTCGGAAGTGGTAA
- the LOC128741460 gene encoding serine/threonine-protein phosphatase PP2A 65 kDa regulatory subunit codes for MAASTSGDKAADDSLYPIAVLIDELKNEDIQLRLNSIKKLSTIALALGEERTRTELIPFLTETIYDEDEVLLALAEQLGNFTSLVGGPDYAMYLIPPLESLATVEETVVRDKAVESLRIVAAQHSAQDLEVHVVPTLQRLVSGDWFTSRTSACGLFSVCYPRVSAAVKAELRNNFRQLCQDETPMVRRAAAGKLGEFAKVVEVEYLKSDLISMFVQMAQDDQDSVRLLAVEACVSIAQLLQQDDVEHNVMPTLRQCVNDSSWRVRYMVAEKFTDLQKAVGPEITKTDLVPAFQYLLKDTEAEVRSSAATKVTEFCSNLEKSSQEQIIMTSILPYVKELVADPNQHVKSALASVIMGLSPILGRQNTIEHLLQLFLLQLKDEWPEVRLNIISTLDCINDVIGIQQLSQSLLPAIVELAEDSKWRVRLAIIEYMPLLAGQLGQEYFNQKLRDLCFNWLNDHVYAIREAATLNMKKIVQTFGTQWAETNIINQILVMYKNSNYLHRMTCLFCINALADVVGADIIKRLFLPTIKVLATDPVANVRFNVAKSLQKLSPFLDQAAIDEHVKPILEKLNTDADVDVKYFASEAMVGIAAA; via the exons ATGGCTGCCAGTACCAGTGGCGATAAAGCGGCGGACGATTCCCTTTATCCGATTGCGGTCTTAATCGATGAGCTGAAAAATGAAGATATTCAG CTTCGTTTGAACTCGATTAAAAAACTTTCTACCATTGCGCTTGCCCTTGGCGAGGAACGAACCCGGACGGAACTGATCCCGTTTCTAACGGAAACTATCTACGATGAAGATGAGGTTCTATTGGCACTTGCCGAGCAACTGGGCAACTTTACCTCTCTGGTCGGAGGTCCCGACTATGCAATGTACCTAATTCCGCCATTGGAATCGTTGGCAACCGTCGAGGAAACTGTCGTCCGCGACAAGGCTGTTGAGTCGCTGCGTATCGTTGCTGCCCAACACAGTGCTCAAGATTTGGAGGTTCACGTTGTACCTACTCTGCAGCGACTGGTTTCCGGTGATTGGTTTACATCCCGTACCTCGGCTTGCGGACTATTCTCAGTTTGCTATCCACGGGTGTCCGCTGCGGTCAAGGCAGAACTGCGAAACAACTTCCGGCAACTTTGCCAGGACGAAACACCGATGGTACGGAGGGCTGCAGCTGGAAAGTTGGGAGAATTCGCTAAGGTGGTCGAAGTAGAGTATCTCAAGTCGGACTTGATCTCGATGTTCGTACAGATGGCTCAAGATGATCAAGATTCTGTCAGGTTGTTAGCTGTAGAAGCATGTGTTAGTATTGCTCAGTTGTTGCAGCAGGACGATGTAGAACAC AACGTTATGCCAACGTTGCGTCAGTGCGTGAACGACTCTTCCTGGCGCGTACGCTACATGGTTGCAGAAAAGTTCACCGATCTGCAGAAAGCCGTCGGACCGGAAATCACGAAAACTGATCTGGTTCCTGCGTTTCAATACCTACTAAAGGATACTGAGGCGGAAGTGCGCTCATCCGCTGCTACAAAAGTGACTGAATTTTGTTCTAATTTGGAAAAGAGTAGCCAAGAGCAGATTATCATGACTTCTATTTTGCCCTACGTCAAGGAACTGGTTGCTGACCCAAACCAACATGTAAAATCAGCTCTGGCATCGGTTATTATGGGTCTCAGTCCTATTCTGGGTCGTCAAAATACGATCGAGCATCTACTGCAACTGTTTCTGTTACAACTTAAAGACGAATGGCCAGAAGTGCGGCTGAACATCATTTCAACGCTGGATTGCATTAACGACGTCATTGGCATTCAACAACTCTCTCAGTCTCTGCTACCGGCTATCGTAGAACTCGCGGAGGATTCCAAATGGCGCGTTCGATTGGCTATTATCGAGTACATGCCTCTATTGGCCGGCCAGCTTGGTCAGGAGTATTTCAACCAAAAGTTGCGCGATCTTTGCTTCAACTGGCTTAACGATCATGTATACGCGATCCGTGAGGCGGCAACGTTAAACATGAAGAAGATCGTTCAAACATTCGGAACTCAGTGGGCTGAAACTAATATCATAAATCAAATTCTCGTTATGTATAAAAACAGTAACTATTTGCACC GAATGACTTGTCTTTTCTGCATTAATGCCCTGGCTGACGTTGTCGGAGCAGACATTATTAAGCGTCTGTTTCTGCCAACCATTAAGGTTCTCGCCACGGACCCCGTAGCAAATGTACGGTTCAACGTCGCCAAGAGTCTGCAGAAATTATCCCCTTTCCTGGATCAGGCAGCTATTGACGAGCACGTTAAACCGATCCTGGAAAAATTGAATACGGACGCCGATGTCGATGTAAAGTATTTCGCCTCGGAAGCGATGGTTGGAATTGCAG CTGCTTAA